In Trichocoleus desertorum NBK24, the following are encoded in one genomic region:
- a CDS encoding BrnT family toxin, with amino-acid sequence MQFEWDEAKNLENIRKHQIDFVDVPEMFESPMLIELDDRLNYGEDRWVGIGFLRNGVAVVVWTERQGDVIRIISARRANRYERKRFEQYLSY; translated from the coding sequence ATGCAGTTTGAGTGGGACGAAGCGAAAAATCTTGAAAATATTCGCAAACATCAAATTGATTTCGTAGATGTCCCGGAAATGTTTGAAAGCCCCATGCTAATTGAGCTTGATGATCGCCTGAATTATGGCGAAGACCGCTGGGTCGGCATCGGTTTTTTGCGAAACGGCGTAGCGGTTGTGGTTTGGACAGAGCGACAAGGTGATGTCATCCGAATTATTTCAGCACGAAGGGCAAATCGGTATGAACGCAAGCGATTCGAGCAATACCTCTCGTACTAA
- a CDS encoding TIGR04376 family protein, which translates to MGLFEDFSRFLETRLEEFLRNNPHLELQALEEQLREQEEESLRLMADLRLKEKQAQDNILATAQEIQRWHERIEKAKKAGRWDLVKPAEEREAALLREGNQRWGQMQALKERMKQAEELQRKIQARRQEVRAKAVEAEAARATASANASAKTEPSWQTIGWNQSNTYLHNSADPLEAQFKRWEMDEELDQLKRNMGR; encoded by the coding sequence GTGGGTTTATTTGAAGATTTCAGCCGTTTTCTGGAAACTCGACTAGAGGAGTTTCTGCGGAACAACCCTCATCTGGAGTTGCAAGCCCTAGAAGAACAACTGCGGGAACAGGAAGAAGAATCGCTGCGGCTCATGGCAGATTTGCGCCTGAAAGAGAAGCAAGCCCAAGACAATATTTTGGCAACCGCTCAAGAGATTCAACGCTGGCATGAGCGGATTGAAAAGGCTAAAAAGGCGGGAAGATGGGACTTGGTGAAGCCAGCGGAGGAACGAGAAGCCGCTCTGTTGCGCGAAGGCAATCAGCGTTGGGGCCAGATGCAAGCCCTGAAGGAACGCATGAAGCAAGCAGAAGAGTTGCAGCGTAAAATTCAGGCCCGTCGCCAAGAAGTGAGGGCTAAAGCGGTGGAAGCGGAAGCGGCTCGTGCTACAGCTAGTGCCAATGCTAGTGCCAAAACCGAACCCAGTTGGCAAACGATTGGCTGGAATCAAAGCAACACCTATCTGCATAACAGCGCCGACCCCTTGGAAGCCCAATTTAAGCGCTGGGAAATGGACGAAGAACTAGATCAACTAAAGCGCAACATGGGGCGATAG
- a CDS encoding alpha/beta fold hydrolase translates to MQSPISAPEDQSVSPTQFYTWKEYRCAYEVQTPADSSTASGTPLLLIHPIGVGLSRHFWQRFCREWYQAGHRNSIYNPDLLGCGESEMPHLTYTPEDWAEQLQYFLQTVIQQPVILVVQGALFPVAIALTQLQTETNLIRGLALSGPPAWPVMTKASKPWQRRLSWNLFDSPLGAAFFRYARRPQFLRSFSTKQLFDRAEAVDQEWVDMLVEGAQDPASRHAVFAFLAGFWRQNYQEAIAAIQQPTLVVVGETASSISRSGKQETPDQRIADYLAHLPQGRSLKMTGRNVMPYETTPEFVQAIAPFIQELSA, encoded by the coding sequence ATGCAATCCCCAATTTCTGCCCCCGAAGATCAAAGTGTTTCTCCTACTCAGTTCTATACCTGGAAAGAATATCGTTGCGCTTATGAGGTGCAAACTCCAGCCGATTCATCTACGGCAAGTGGAACGCCCCTCTTATTGATTCATCCCATTGGTGTAGGTTTATCGCGGCATTTTTGGCAGCGCTTTTGTCGCGAGTGGTATCAAGCGGGTCATCGCAACTCCATCTACAACCCTGATCTTTTGGGCTGTGGAGAAAGCGAGATGCCTCACTTGACTTACACCCCCGAGGATTGGGCGGAGCAGTTGCAGTACTTTTTGCAGACGGTGATTCAGCAGCCTGTGATTTTGGTGGTGCAGGGAGCGTTGTTTCCAGTTGCGATCGCCTTGACCCAACTCCAAACCGAAACCAATCTGATTCGTGGTTTAGCGCTCTCTGGCCCTCCAGCTTGGCCCGTGATGACTAAAGCTTCCAAGCCTTGGCAACGACGGCTCTCTTGGAATCTATTTGACTCTCCCTTAGGTGCAGCCTTCTTCCGGTATGCTCGTCGTCCTCAGTTTTTGCGATCGTTCTCTACCAAACAACTGTTCGATCGCGCCGAGGCTGTGGATCAAGAATGGGTAGACATGTTAGTGGAAGGCGCTCAAGATCCAGCGAGTCGTCATGCAGTGTTCGCGTTCCTCGCAGGCTTTTGGCGACAGAACTATCAGGAAGCGATCGCGGCCATTCAACAACCCACGCTGGTTGTGGTGGGAGAAACTGCATCCAGCATCAGTCGTTCTGGAAAGCAGGAAACCCCCGATCAACGGATTGCTGACTATCTTGCCCATCTCCCTCAAGGCCGTAGCCTCAAGATGACAGGCCGAAACGTTATGCCCTACGAAACAACTCCCGAATTTGTCCAAGCGATCGCGCCTTTTATCCAGGAATTGTCAGCTTAG
- a CDS encoding aspartyl protease family protein, with amino-acid sequence MNSGGRYPFVSADVALGAAAFRPYLPITLIHQQQSVVTTGLLDTGASVNVLPYPIGVELGYAWERQTTALSLTGNLAQYEARVAVVQAVIGQFVPVQLVFAWTQATNVPLILGQVNFFMEFNVCFYRSELQFEVSPSHKEAE; translated from the coding sequence ATGAATAGCGGGGGGCGGTATCCTTTCGTCTCGGCTGACGTTGCCTTAGGTGCGGCTGCTTTTCGCCCATATCTACCCATTACCCTAATTCATCAGCAACAATCTGTAGTCACAACTGGCCTACTAGACACAGGAGCAAGCGTCAATGTCTTGCCTTACCCCATAGGCGTTGAGCTTGGGTATGCATGGGAGCGCCAAACTACTGCTTTAAGCTTGACAGGTAACTTAGCCCAATACGAAGCAAGGGTTGCTGTGGTACAAGCAGTAATCGGTCAGTTTGTACCCGTACAACTTGTATTTGCTTGGACGCAGGCTACAAACGTGCCATTGATTTTAGGGCAAGTCAACTTCTTTATGGAGTTTAACGTTTGTTTCTACCGCTCCGAATTGCAGTTTGAGGTGAGTCCAAGCCACAAAGAGGCTGAGTAA
- a CDS encoding LeoA/HP0731 family dynamin-like GTPase, with protein sequence MTQSNNGFKAATIGSKFKNACVKFDNLLAKGSTEELTAIRKKLREGLKDYQQQGVLSVAFVGQYSAGKSTIISALTGQRDIRIDADIATDKTSSYGWNGIKVIDTPGLFTERKDHDDITYNAIEKSDLLVFCLTYMLFDSITVENFKKLAFDKGYRWKIMLLVNKMSDEAGTEDQKIASYRKSLTDALKPYNLDEFPVCFIDAKDYCDGVDDQEDFLMEISRFNTFIDELNQFAERRASLARLDTPVRIALGCIDEAQVSFTRNSKQDSAFLEVLTRLSRTVRKERDRLRTKVQGIILKMSGAVVQEGSILATALGTTAELKTLDQQAEINLRQHYEQAEDALQDAINSAIESIQVEVEKVLQNDLTQAFIARLEKDQKISTQNPELNTDLDSLKCQVKLLEKIGGKAGVKLASSASRGLLPTARSGPVFLRSMDVAGSGLHQGVLKIGGFIGFKFKPWQAVGIAKNIGNAAKFLGPAMALVSVGADIYASREEQENEKKMADARNDIRSQFQSIAKNLETQIESQLREFESQVYGEIDQKIAEARHTEESVIAGSNEWVKQLIAIRQEFERIILDIHQSMPPIV encoded by the coding sequence ATGACTCAAAGTAATAATGGTTTTAAGGCTGCCACCATTGGTAGTAAGTTCAAGAATGCTTGTGTCAAGTTCGATAACTTATTAGCTAAAGGAAGTACTGAAGAACTCACAGCGATTCGAAAGAAACTACGCGAAGGATTGAAAGACTACCAGCAACAGGGAGTACTCAGCGTTGCCTTTGTAGGACAGTATAGTGCAGGTAAATCCACCATTATTTCTGCCCTTACAGGCCAACGAGATATTCGCATTGATGCTGATATTGCAACTGATAAGACCTCCAGCTATGGCTGGAACGGTATTAAAGTCATAGATACACCAGGGCTTTTTACAGAAAGGAAGGATCACGATGACATTACTTACAATGCCATTGAGAAATCAGACCTGTTAGTTTTTTGCCTGACTTATATGCTATTTGACTCAATCACGGTTGAGAACTTCAAAAAGTTAGCATTTGATAAAGGCTATCGCTGGAAGATTATGCTGCTCGTCAACAAAATGTCTGACGAAGCTGGAACTGAGGACCAAAAGATCGCTAGTTATCGTAAGAGCCTCACTGACGCCCTAAAGCCTTACAACTTAGATGAATTTCCTGTTTGCTTTATTGACGCAAAAGACTATTGCGATGGCGTAGACGACCAAGAAGATTTCCTGATGGAGATTAGCCGCTTCAATACATTTATTGATGAGCTGAATCAGTTTGCAGAGCGCCGTGCTTCTCTTGCTCGTCTAGATACTCCCGTTCGGATTGCTCTAGGCTGCATTGATGAAGCTCAGGTTAGTTTTACTCGTAACTCGAAACAAGATTCAGCTTTCCTTGAAGTTCTCACACGCCTCTCTCGCACAGTTCGTAAAGAGCGTGATCGCTTACGGACAAAAGTTCAAGGAATTATTCTTAAGATGTCAGGTGCAGTTGTTCAAGAAGGTTCAATCTTGGCTACAGCGTTGGGAACTACAGCCGAACTCAAGACCTTAGATCAACAAGCTGAAATTAATCTTCGACAACACTATGAACAAGCTGAAGATGCTTTGCAAGATGCTATTAATTCGGCCATTGAATCAATACAAGTAGAGGTAGAAAAAGTCCTCCAAAACGATTTAACTCAAGCATTCATTGCCCGTCTAGAAAAAGATCAGAAAATATCAACGCAAAATCCAGAGCTTAACACTGATCTGGATTCCCTGAAATGTCAAGTGAAGTTGCTTGAGAAGATCGGAGGAAAGGCTGGTGTTAAATTAGCAAGTTCTGCCAGTAGAGGGCTATTGCCAACGGCTAGATCAGGCCCAGTATTTCTTCGATCTATGGATGTGGCGGGAAGTGGTCTCCATCAAGGTGTTCTAAAGATTGGGGGATTTATAGGATTTAAGTTCAAACCCTGGCAGGCTGTTGGTATTGCTAAAAATATTGGTAACGCAGCCAAATTTCTTGGACCTGCTATGGCACTTGTCTCAGTTGGAGCTGACATCTACGCAAGCCGTGAAGAACAGGAAAATGAGAAGAAAATGGCTGATGCTCGCAACGATATTAGAAGTCAATTTCAATCGATCGCAAAGAATTTAGAAACTCAGATTGAAAGCCAACTTCGAGAGTTTGAATCTCAAGTTTATGGAGAGATTGATCAGAAGATTGCTGAGGCTCGTCACACTGAAGAGAGCGTGATCGCTGGCTCAAATGAATGGGTCAAGCAACTGATTGCAATTCGGCAAGAGTTTGAAAGGATTATCCTTGATATTCATCAATCCATGCCTCCTATTGTTTAG
- a CDS encoding ABC transporter ATP-binding protein encodes MIALEADNLSKTYRDRGKQIQAVRNVSLSIKTGEVLAFLGPNGAGKTTTIKMIAGLIRPDSGFVKIAGSDPHCDPRALKLLGAVLEGNRNVYWRLSPEENLEYFGMLRGLDQRHAKRYGRSLLERFGLMDKRRTPVQALSRGMQQKLAIAVALVHQPQLLLLDEPTLGLDVEATENVKALVREIAQEGRAILLTTHQLDIAEQLSDRVAIIQAGEIIAEEPTRELIRQFSGSAYTIELESPLNDKQSQAIAALGAVVEAEQTVYVQGADTLYQVFAILQPLPILGVKKDQADLTGIFLKLVREGRDA; translated from the coding sequence ATGATTGCACTCGAAGCTGACAACCTGAGCAAAACCTATCGTGATCGCGGCAAACAGATTCAAGCCGTGCGCAACGTTTCCTTAAGCATCAAAACCGGAGAAGTTCTAGCGTTTTTAGGGCCGAATGGAGCGGGCAAAACCACCACCATTAAGATGATTGCGGGCTTAATTCGTCCCGACTCTGGCTTCGTCAAAATAGCTGGTAGCGACCCCCACTGCGACCCCCGCGCCTTAAAGCTGCTGGGTGCAGTCTTGGAAGGCAATCGCAATGTCTACTGGCGGCTCAGCCCAGAAGAGAATCTGGAATACTTTGGCATGTTGCGGGGATTAGACCAGCGCCACGCTAAACGGTACGGGCGATCGCTGCTAGAGCGCTTTGGCTTGATGGATAAACGCCGAACCCCGGTACAAGCGCTGTCTCGCGGGATGCAGCAAAAACTGGCGATCGCCGTAGCTCTGGTGCATCAACCGCAACTTTTACTGTTAGATGAACCCACTCTCGGTCTCGACGTAGAAGCCACAGAAAACGTCAAAGCTTTGGTGCGCGAAATTGCTCAAGAGGGACGGGCGATTCTCCTCACCACCCATCAACTCGACATTGCCGAGCAACTCTCCGATCGCGTGGCAATTATTCAAGCAGGCGAAATTATTGCTGAGGAACCGACGCGAGAATTGATTCGGCAGTTTTCTGGTTCCGCTTACACAATCGAACTCGAAAGCCCGCTGAATGACAAGCAGAGTCAGGCGATCGCGGCGCTGGGTGCAGTCGTTGAGGCTGAGCAAACTGTATATGTACAGGGTGCCGACACGCTGTATCAGGTGTTTGCCATTTTGCAACCGCTACCAATTCTGGGCGTGAAGAAGGACCAAGCTGATTTGACAGGCATCTTTTTGAAACTGGTGCGAGAGGGGCGAGATGCTTAA
- a CDS encoding ABC transporter permease, with product MLNLFWAELRRSWIQFIRYPADAIAGIFIITLVFYGLFSSVRYIAGPTIQFGDRLDSAIVDYVLWTLLIFIMNDIAIGLQSEAQTGTLEQLFLSPFGAARVFLMRAIASLTLRLVLTLTVLLIILVITDAQLNFSFTMLLPLGSILLGAYGLAFALGALSLLLKRVQQLLGIFQFALLFLIATPTENWTGSLQVLSRILPMTPGAGVLRELMAEGQALDWNELAIAFINGVVYLVVGVLLFWQAERRAKQRGLLSGY from the coding sequence ATGCTTAATTTGTTTTGGGCCGAACTGCGACGGAGCTGGATTCAGTTCATTCGCTATCCTGCCGATGCGATCGCCGGAATTTTCATCATCACACTGGTGTTTTACGGGCTGTTTTCCAGTGTTCGTTACATTGCTGGCCCTACCATCCAATTTGGCGACCGCCTAGATTCAGCCATCGTTGATTATGTGCTGTGGACGCTGTTGATCTTCATCATGAACGATATCGCCATTGGCTTACAATCAGAAGCTCAAACTGGGACACTAGAGCAGTTATTCCTGTCTCCCTTTGGAGCGGCGCGAGTCTTCTTGATGCGGGCGATCGCCAGTCTCACTCTTCGCTTAGTTTTGACCCTCACGGTACTACTGATTATTTTGGTGATCACGGATGCTCAACTCAATTTCAGCTTCACGATGTTGCTACCCTTGGGAAGTATTTTGTTAGGCGCTTACGGTTTGGCATTTGCTCTAGGTGCTTTATCCCTCTTGCTGAAACGGGTGCAACAACTGTTAGGCATCTTTCAATTCGCGCTGTTGTTCCTAATTGCAACTCCCACCGAAAATTGGACAGGTTCCCTGCAAGTGTTATCAAGAATTCTACCCATGACCCCTGGGGCAGGAGTGCTGCGAGAACTGATGGCAGAAGGGCAAGCCCTAGATTGGAACGAGTTGGCGATCGCCTTCATTAACGGAGTCGTATATCTAGTAGTTGGGGTGCTGCTATTTTGGCAAGCTGAACGCCGAGCTAAGCAACGAGGTTTGTTGAGCGGATATTGA
- a CDS encoding TolC family protein, with product MQTIRYLMAVGVSAAIALGSTLGTPEPSAAQSKPSAQPSTDATPKSAAKTDATVSDSTFEQTTKTSSDSSDATTSGSKRVTKASSSRSTRSSHSANQSAANTSATSKSAGQTGLTSQDKAQNDSVQKDSAPKDPVLKNTTRPKTKSSRKIRSTPSSEKITVSGVKAALKEIAQEEAAQKATPQPNSSRSKDKTQAESEVQPSATPKRAEKPAEKRIDKTTAPAKKTAQTSAPLPTLEPANPSGSEAPRSPQPVQPNSSSPTLPVTPTATPTTPAGNPTPSIRPVPRGYLNPDPNPLRFPTRPSEVEIQGTQPITLQEAVALAERNTPSLQVARLTLERSRAALREAQAAYYPDVTAQANITHQDSNQANISQQPQFDDGDTASTSLSGTVGVSYDIFTSGRRSATIRAAEKQVRSNELEVEAQREQLRLDVTNNYYDLQQSDEQVRISRAAVETAQASLRDALALERAGVGTRFDVLRFQVDLANSQQDLTQALSDQRTARRQLAQRLNVIQSIDLSSADPVEIAGLWNLSLEQSIVQAFKNRAELEQQLLQREVNEQQRRIALSENRPQVSAFLNTSLQDQFDDDRDALRSYSLGARVNWNLFDGGAARARARQEEIDAEISETQFADTRNQVRLDVERSFFNLQSNFENIQTASVALEQARESLRLARLRFQAGVGTQTDVISAQNELTRAEGNRLNAILNYNRALATLQRSITNLGAAPISPVGTTPAATAP from the coding sequence ATGCAAACCATTCGCTATTTGATGGCTGTAGGTGTGAGTGCGGCGATCGCCTTGGGCAGTACGTTGGGTACCCCCGAACCCAGTGCAGCCCAGTCTAAACCTTCGGCTCAGCCTTCCACTGATGCAACGCCAAAGAGTGCTGCTAAGACTGACGCTACCGTTTCCGACTCTACCTTCGAGCAGACGACTAAAACTAGTTCTGATAGTTCTGACGCTACTACCTCTGGTTCTAAGCGTGTGACTAAGGCTAGCTCTAGCCGCTCTACTCGCTCCTCGCATTCTGCTAATCAGAGTGCTGCTAATACGAGCGCTACTTCCAAGAGCGCAGGACAGACTGGCCTAACTAGCCAGGACAAGGCTCAGAACGACTCAGTACAAAAAGATTCGGCACCCAAAGATCCGGTACTTAAAAACACGACTCGTCCCAAAACCAAGAGTAGTCGTAAGATTCGCTCCACCCCCAGCTCTGAAAAAATTACCGTTTCCGGTGTGAAGGCAGCACTGAAGGAGATAGCTCAGGAAGAAGCAGCTCAGAAAGCAACCCCTCAGCCAAACTCTAGCCGCTCTAAAGATAAAACTCAGGCAGAGAGTGAGGTGCAGCCTAGTGCTACTCCTAAGCGAGCCGAGAAGCCAGCAGAAAAGCGCATAGATAAAACCACGGCCCCTGCTAAAAAAACGGCTCAAACCAGCGCTCCTTTACCAACGCTAGAACCTGCTAACCCTAGTGGTTCTGAAGCACCGCGATCGCCCCAACCAGTGCAGCCAAATAGTTCGAGTCCGACGCTGCCCGTCACACCAACCGCAACTCCCACAACTCCTGCTGGCAATCCCACCCCATCGATCAGACCTGTTCCCCGTGGTTATCTCAATCCCGACCCTAATCCGTTGAGGTTTCCGACTAGACCCAGCGAAGTCGAAATTCAAGGGACTCAACCGATTACCTTACAAGAGGCGGTCGCCCTAGCCGAACGCAATACACCTAGCCTGCAAGTTGCCAGATTAACTCTAGAAAGAAGCCGTGCCGCGCTCAGAGAAGCCCAAGCAGCTTATTACCCCGATGTGACCGCTCAAGCCAACATCACGCATCAGGACTCTAACCAAGCCAATATCTCACAACAACCCCAGTTTGATGATGGCGATACTGCCAGCACGTCCTTGAGTGGCACAGTTGGCGTTAGCTACGACATTTTCACCTCAGGCCGACGCTCTGCCACCATTAGAGCGGCAGAGAAACAGGTGCGTTCTAACGAATTAGAAGTTGAAGCGCAGCGAGAGCAACTACGGTTAGATGTCACGAACAATTACTACGACTTGCAGCAAAGCGATGAACAAGTTCGCATTTCGCGAGCTGCGGTCGAAACGGCTCAGGCTAGTTTACGAGACGCTCTGGCTCTAGAACGAGCAGGGGTTGGTACCCGCTTTGATGTGCTGCGATTTCAAGTAGACCTAGCTAACTCTCAGCAGGATTTGACTCAGGCTCTTAGCGATCAGCGGACGGCTCGACGGCAACTGGCGCAGCGCTTAAACGTTATTCAATCCATTGATTTATCATCGGCAGACCCTGTAGAAATAGCAGGCTTGTGGAATCTCTCGCTAGAACAGAGCATTGTCCAAGCTTTTAAGAATCGGGCCGAGCTAGAGCAACAACTGCTACAACGGGAAGTCAACGAGCAGCAGCGCCGAATTGCGCTTTCAGAGAACAGACCACAAGTAAGCGCTTTCCTGAACACCAGCTTGCAAGATCAATTTGATGATGACCGAGATGCCTTGAGAAGCTACTCTCTAGGGGCTAGAGTCAACTGGAACTTGTTTGATGGTGGAGCCGCTAGGGCGAGAGCTAGACAAGAAGAAATCGATGCGGAAATTTCTGAAACCCAGTTCGCAGATACGAGAAATCAAGTTCGCCTGGATGTAGAACGGTCTTTCTTTAACCTACAATCCAACTTCGAGAATATTCAGACAGCTTCGGTCGCCTTGGAGCAAGCACGGGAGAGTTTACGTTTGGCACGGCTGCGTTTCCAGGCAGGGGTTGGTACTCAAACAGACGTAATCAGTGCTCAAAACGAGTTGACTAGAGCGGAAGGCAATCGCCTAAATGCGATTTTGAACTATAACCGGGCTCTCGCTACTCTTCAGCGATCGATTACTAACCTGGGAGCGGCTCCCATCTCCCCTGTCGGTACGACTCCTGCTGCTACCGCTCCATAG
- a CDS encoding GTPase, whose product MQTTEPVVVADEQLSYPFLLITHMVCADQQIHNQEAKSLRELASQAKVGQQTLDEMEKILAQDEQQLPIDSVAQAVPRKQRVEAIQQLLAIAYVDGFCSPLERAMIERISQLWSIPPDTIQRLLIKAESAAAKVESNPGEAQALSFGARLLKGADSLLSRSLVNKLSEIAPQDVSRKVEQLRQEILLAGPEYDDAIHQCSEVAREDYKFAEVALKSTYAALQELGNNIQQVVGEIRNKTTSKGQAGTAKEVAKQLENTRRSLTAEIIQDLGKVRESLQAKQRALNHFSIAFMGRTKAGKSTLHAIVTNEGWDAIGVGKQRTTRYNRVYEWKNVRIIDTPGIGAPGGKTDEEIAQSIIEEADVVCYVVTNDNILQTEFDFLKVLKEKAKPLIILLNVKHNLRDSRRLEHFLQNPEKLFAMDGKSGLGGHIERIRRYAKQNYANDYFSIVPAMLIAAQISRETEDQKRKQQLFQASKLQNFLDSIRVSLIKHGVIRRSQTLLGSTVGSIEEPERWIKGEAQEYEQLIEKLKDKRKTVQQKLERAKKDTVEALKQLLESNFQVVLNLVPSFAEDHWSSNESSMKSGWEERLKAIKFEDSLKLANQEASQKFTKEVQEILEEVGNELKLVAELKGDGFKFSKQKSGGLDRDLLRITRNILGIAGAILVFFPPLAPIGAAFGFSAFVAGFLDKFFKSKGQRRHEAVEKITSSLRSQIQEQRVLVIQKAQTQFDQNCQAIEKSILDYFDELIEGLTRIRAHLEEAQTKLSASSNYLNRAYAKRIIDYCLEQREPLTEANISKSVLRVKRDFGRNIVISTKLPLQSKKSLNELKEVLQENISIPNVKFQ is encoded by the coding sequence ATGCAGACAACTGAGCCCGTTGTAGTAGCTGATGAGCAATTAAGCTATCCATTTCTACTGATCACTCACATGGTTTGTGCGGATCAGCAAATCCATAATCAAGAGGCAAAAAGCCTGCGAGAGTTAGCCTCTCAAGCTAAAGTAGGCCAGCAAACGCTAGATGAGATGGAGAAGATTTTAGCGCAAGATGAACAGCAGCTTCCTATAGATTCTGTAGCTCAGGCAGTACCCCGAAAACAAAGAGTAGAGGCAATACAACAACTTCTTGCGATCGCTTATGTTGATGGATTTTGCTCACCGTTAGAGCGAGCGATGATTGAACGTATCTCTCAGCTTTGGAGCATTCCACCAGATACTATACAGCGGTTGCTGATCAAAGCAGAGAGTGCTGCCGCCAAGGTGGAGAGTAACCCTGGAGAAGCCCAAGCTCTATCGTTTGGTGCCCGTCTGTTAAAGGGAGCTGACTCTCTACTGTCTCGCTCTCTTGTAAACAAGCTATCAGAAATTGCTCCGCAGGATGTTAGCCGTAAAGTTGAGCAACTACGACAAGAAATTCTTTTGGCTGGCCCTGAATATGATGATGCAATTCATCAGTGCTCTGAAGTCGCCCGTGAGGATTATAAATTTGCAGAAGTGGCTTTAAAGTCAACCTATGCAGCTCTGCAAGAGTTGGGAAACAATATCCAGCAAGTTGTTGGGGAGATCAGAAATAAAACGACTAGCAAAGGACAGGCTGGTACTGCGAAAGAGGTTGCTAAGCAGCTTGAGAATACAAGACGAAGTTTAACTGCTGAAATTATTCAAGATTTGGGTAAGGTTCGTGAATCTCTCCAAGCGAAACAACGTGCTCTTAATCACTTCAGTATCGCTTTCATGGGTAGAACCAAAGCTGGTAAAAGTACCCTTCATGCCATTGTGACAAATGAGGGCTGGGATGCAATTGGCGTTGGTAAGCAGCGTACTACTCGCTACAACCGCGTGTACGAATGGAAGAACGTTCGCATTATTGACACTCCTGGTATCGGTGCCCCAGGCGGAAAGACCGATGAGGAAATTGCTCAGAGCATTATTGAAGAAGCGGATGTCGTTTGCTATGTAGTGACCAATGACAACATTCTTCAAACAGAGTTCGATTTCTTAAAAGTCCTGAAAGAGAAAGCAAAGCCGCTAATTATTTTACTCAATGTTAAACATAATTTGCGGGATTCGCGACGATTAGAGCATTTTCTACAAAATCCTGAAAAGCTGTTTGCAATGGATGGCAAGAGCGGTTTGGGCGGGCATATAGAACGTATTCGCAGATATGCTAAGCAGAATTATGCTAACGATTACTTCAGCATTGTCCCAGCAATGTTGATTGCAGCACAAATATCTCGCGAAACAGAGGATCAGAAGCGTAAGCAGCAGCTTTTTCAAGCCAGTAAACTACAAAACTTCCTAGATTCAATTCGAGTGTCTCTCATTAAGCATGGAGTGATTCGGCGATCGCAAACACTACTTGGTTCTACTGTCGGCTCAATTGAAGAACCTGAAAGGTGGATAAAAGGAGAAGCTCAAGAGTATGAGCAGTTAATAGAAAAGCTCAAGGATAAGCGTAAAACTGTTCAACAAAAGCTTGAGAGAGCTAAAAAAGATACAGTAGAGGCTCTAAAGCAATTACTTGAATCTAATTTCCAAGTTGTTTTGAATTTAGTACCTTCTTTCGCTGAAGACCATTGGAGCTCTAATGAGAGCAGCATGAAATCAGGATGGGAAGAAAGGCTCAAAGCTATTAAATTTGAGGATTCTTTGAAACTTGCCAATCAAGAGGCAAGCCAAAAATTTACAAAAGAAGTCCAAGAGATTCTGGAGGAAGTTGGAAACGAATTAAAACTTGTTGCGGAATTAAAAGGCGATGGATTTAAATTTTCCAAACAGAAGTCTGGAGGCTTGGATAGAGACTTACTAAGAATCACTAGAAATATCTTAGGAATTGCTGGAGCCATCTTAGTTTTCTTTCCACCATTAGCTCCTATTGGAGCTGCCTTTGGCTTCTCAGCATTTGTTGCTGGTTTTTTAGATAAGTTCTTTAAGAGTAAAGGCCAAAGACGGCATGAAGCTGTAGAGAAGATCACAAGCTCATTAAGAAGTCAGATTCAGGAGCAGAGAGTTCTTGTTATTCAGAAAGCACAAACTCAATTCGATCAAAACTGTCAAGCCATAGAAAAAAGTATTTTAGATTATTTTGATGAATTGATTGAAGGCTTAACCAGAATCAGAGCTCATCTTGAAGAAGCTCAAACTAAGCTATCGGCCTCATCCAATTATCTGAATCGTGCTTATGCAAAGCGTATCATTGATTACTGCCTGGAACAGCGAGAGCCTTTAACTGAGGCAAACATCAGCAAGAGCGTACTCAGAGTTAAACGAGACTTTGGACGAAACATCGTTATTTCTACCAAGTTGCCTTTACAGTCAAAAAAATCTTTGAACGAGCTGAAAGAAGTTCTTCAAGAAAACATCTCTATTCCCAACGTCAAATTCCAATAG